From Nilaparvata lugens isolate BPH chromosome 7, ASM1435652v1, whole genome shotgun sequence, one genomic window encodes:
- the LOC120352501 gene encoding uncharacterized protein LOC120352501, which yields MEPKPTFEAEVMYSERNRKLLIVEDHKFGFHKALSCGAKRYKCAKRGCRAYLKIREPATVIDSNLLHNHECNPAFTRHNLSYHKLDKPKPLYNTLNRLKSALTGEKINPNQFVLEITRSESPPEQQQQQQEASDVVVNDHHPQQHQPTIEPITITRNKLDGTSDPTYKPLKYFIKDKSSLNNHRKKLLKKITDPVNISKRSKRFTDLQTKLNIIDKSTQGLRTSDISKEYNLPWTTVDSILKNRERYLDAAHNVSGEVRLLKARQDIFVIMEEHLINWICSEGGSGRATNSTEIRKMAKKIFDELKLKDSECKADFSASKGWFNRFLGRSGLKSMIRNDNSYVYTDYDMAEDSNMNFVHSFDVMGENDNNFEEDDEGAMMECLPLECVLKTNGSDKNDNSVDNSDRVVMEGEGEATSFGREEETKLSRKDLEQIFKRIDEIGTIISKDPLKNRAFMCFNAIQSACLPYRMKLEELEQNRKAKTDVDCFFRQKFLTNSVKKEPLSSRSDANVSYVNKQLSPALNASGNNSLINKVPVLNPYQHLAGSELTISQVPSKSTNIVNNDCESPLVISEVKSLRNEDIS from the coding sequence ATGGAGCCCAAACCAACGTTCGAAGCCGAAGTGATGTACAGCGAACGCAACCGAAAGCTACTGATAGTCGAAGACCACAAATTCGGTTTCCACAAGGCGTTATCGTGTGGCGCGAAACGCTACAAGTGCGCGAAGCGAGGCTGTCGCGCCTATTTGAAAATCCGGGAACCCGCGAcagtaatcgacagtaatctCCTACACAACCATGAGTGTAACCCGGCCTTCACACGACACAACCTCAGTTATCATAAACTCGACAAGCCCAAACCTCTTTACAACACACTCAACCGACTCAAATCTGCGTTAACCGGGGAGAAAATCAACCCTAATCAGTTTGTGCTGGAGATAACACGATCCGAATCACCCccagaacaacaacaacaacaacaggagGCTTCTGATGTTGTTGTGAATGATCATCACCCTCAACAACACCAGCCAACAATCGAACCGATAACGATCACTCGGAACAAACTGGATGGAACATCCGATCCGACCTACAAACCGCTCAAATATTTCATCAAGGATAAGTCATCACTTAACAACCACCGTAAAAAACTGCTCAAAAAAATAACCGACCctgtaaacatttcaaaacGCTCCAAACGTTTCACTGATCTCCAAACGAAACTGAATATCATAGATAAAAGCACCCAGGGTTTGAGGACTAGTGACATATCCAAAGAATACAATCTGCCCTGGACAACGGTGGATAGCATACTCAAAAATCGGGAGAGGTATTTGGACGCGGCGCATAATGTCTCCGGGGAGGTGAGGTTGTTAAAAGCGCGTCAAGATATATTTGTGATAATGGAGGAGCATCTGATTAATTGGATTTGTAGTGAGGGGGGCAGTGGGAGAGCTACCAACTCCACCGAAATCCGAAAAATGGCGAAGAAGATTTTCGACGAGTTAAAACTGAAAGACAGTGAGTGTAAAGCGGATTTCAGTGCAAGTAAGGGCTGGTTTAATCGGTTTTTGGGGCGCAGCGGTCTGAAATCGATGATAAGAAACGATAACAGCTACGTCTACACAGATTACGACATGGCGGAAGATAGCAACATGAATTTTGTGCATAGTTTCGATGTGATGGGTGAGAATGATAACAAttttgaagaagatgatgaaggagCCATGATGGAATGTCTGCCCTTGGAATGTGTGCTGAAAACTAACGGCAGTGATAAGAACGATAACAGTGTAGACAATTCTGACCGTGTGGTGATGGAAGGAGAGGGCGAAGCTACATCGTTTGGGAGGGAGGAAGAAACAAAGCTATCAAGGAAAGACttggaacaaattttcaaacgaATCGACGAGATCGGCACAATTATCAGTAAAGACCCGTTGAAAAATCGAGCCTTCATGTGTTTCAACGCAATCCAATCAGCCTGTCTGCCGTACAGAATGAAGTTGGAGGAGCTGGAGCAAAATAGGAAAGCCAAAACAGACGTCGATTGTTTTTTCAGACAGAAATTCTTGACAAACTCAGTGAAGAAAGAACCGTTGTCAAGTAGATCGGATGCAAATGTGTCCTACGTGAACAAACAGCTTTCGCCGGCCTTGAACGCGTCTGGCAACAACTCTCTTATCAACAAAGTTCCAGTTTTGAATCCTTATCAACATCTGGCCGGTTCGGAACTCACCATATCGCAAGTGCCTTCTAAATCAACAAACATTGTCAATAATGATTGTGAGTCGCCTCTCGTCATATCCGAAGTGAAATCTTTGAGAAATGAGGATATTTCCTAG